The following proteins come from a genomic window of Enterobacter chengduensis:
- a CDS encoding carbohydrate porin, with the protein MYKKRRLAVMIGMLAGSTSVFAQTDMTSIEARLAAMEQRLQAAETRAQVAEKRATEAEQKTQQLVAAQQQAQTTTQEVAQRTTALEKKADQSGGFEFHGYARSGLLMNDAASSSKSGPYLTPAGETGGAVGRLGNEADTYVELNLEHKQTLDNGATTRFKAMLADGQRTYNDWSADTSDLNIRQAFAELGNLPDFTGALKGSTFWAGKRFDRDNFDIHWLDSDVVFLAGTGGGVYDVKWNDSLRSNFSIYGRNFGSVEQTDNNVQNYILTMNHFAGPLQLMVSGLRAKDNDDRKDANGDLIKTDAANTGVHALIGLHNDSFYGLREGTAKTALLYGHGLGAEVKSIGSDGALLSEADTWRFASYGVTPIGGGWSVAPAVLAQSSKDRYVKGDSYEWVTLNTRLIKEVTQNFALAFEGSYQYMDLNPEGYMDRNAVNGSFYKLTFAPTLKASKIGDFFSRPELRLFATWMDWSSKLDHYASDDAFGSSGFNAGGEWNFGVQMETWF; encoded by the coding sequence ATGTATAAGAAACGCAGACTTGCCGTGATGATAGGCATGCTGGCCGGAAGTACCTCTGTTTTTGCCCAGACTGATATGACAAGTATCGAAGCGCGTCTTGCCGCGATGGAACAACGCCTTCAGGCTGCGGAAACGCGTGCCCAGGTGGCTGAAAAACGCGCCACGGAGGCCGAACAAAAAACGCAGCAGCTGGTTGCCGCGCAGCAGCAGGCGCAAACCACGACCCAGGAGGTGGCACAGCGCACCACCGCGCTGGAGAAGAAGGCGGACCAAAGCGGCGGGTTTGAGTTTCACGGCTACGCTCGTTCCGGCCTGCTGATGAACGACGCGGCCTCCAGCAGCAAAAGCGGCCCTTATCTGACTCCGGCCGGGGAAACCGGCGGTGCGGTGGGGCGTCTGGGTAACGAAGCCGATACCTACGTTGAGCTGAACCTGGAGCACAAACAGACGCTGGATAACGGGGCGACCACGCGCTTCAAGGCCATGCTGGCCGACGGTCAGAGAACCTACAACGACTGGTCAGCCGATACCAGCGACCTCAATATTCGTCAGGCCTTTGCGGAGCTGGGCAACCTGCCTGATTTTACCGGCGCGCTGAAGGGCAGCACCTTCTGGGCGGGTAAACGCTTCGACCGAGACAACTTCGATATTCACTGGCTGGATTCCGACGTGGTTTTCCTGGCCGGTACCGGCGGCGGCGTTTATGACGTGAAATGGAATGATTCGCTGCGCAGCAACTTCTCCATTTATGGCCGCAACTTCGGCAGCGTGGAGCAGACCGACAATAACGTTCAGAACTATATCCTCACCATGAACCACTTCGCCGGGCCGCTCCAGCTGATGGTGAGCGGCCTGCGGGCGAAGGATAACGATGACCGTAAAGACGCCAACGGCGATCTGATTAAAACGGATGCCGCCAATACCGGCGTTCATGCCCTGATTGGGTTGCATAATGATAGCTTCTACGGCCTGCGGGAAGGGACCGCTAAAACGGCGCTGCTGTACGGTCACGGGCTGGGTGCGGAAGTGAAAAGCATCGGCTCCGACGGCGCGCTGCTGTCTGAAGCCGATACCTGGCGCTTTGCAAGTTACGGTGTCACGCCGATCGGCGGTGGCTGGAGCGTTGCGCCCGCCGTACTGGCGCAGAGCAGTAAGGATCGCTACGTCAAGGGCGACAGCTATGAATGGGTGACGCTCAACACCCGCCTGATCAAAGAGGTGACCCAGAACTTTGCCCTGGCGTTTGAGGGCAGCTATCAGTACATGGATTTGAACCCGGAAGGCTATATGGACCGCAACGCCGTCAACGGCAGCTTCTACAAGCTGACCTTTGCGCCAACCTTAAAAGCGAGCAAAATCGGCGATTTCTTCAGCCGTCCGGAGCTGCGCCTGTTTGCTACCTGGATGGACTGGAGCAGCAAACTGGATCATTACGCCAGCGATGATGCCTTTGGCAGCAGCGGCTTCAACGCCGGCGGGGAATGGAACTTTGGGGTCCAGATGGAAACCTGGTTTTAA
- a CDS encoding LacI family DNA-binding transcriptional regulator — protein MRKTKRVTIKDIAELAGVSKATASLVLNGRSKELRVAEETRERVLAIAKEHHYQPSIHARSLRDNRSHTVGLVVPEITNYGFAVFSHELETLCREAGVQLLISCSDENPGQETVVVNNMVARQVDGLIVASSMLNDADYLKLSEQLPVVLFDRHMNDSALPLVITDSITPTKELVADIARQHPDEFYFLGGQPRLSPTRDRLDGFKQGLREAGVALRPEWIIHGNYHPSSGYEMFAELCARLGRPPKALFTAACGLLEGVLRYMGQHNLLQSDIRLASFDDHYLYDSLTIPVDTIRQDNRQLAWHCFDLIGKLIEGETPEPLQRKLDATLQRRYKSAK, from the coding sequence GTGAGAAAAACAAAACGCGTCACCATTAAAGACATCGCGGAGCTGGCGGGGGTATCAAAAGCCACCGCCAGCCTGGTCCTGAACGGGCGCAGCAAAGAGCTTCGCGTGGCGGAAGAGACGCGCGAGCGCGTGCTGGCGATCGCCAAAGAGCATCACTATCAGCCCAGCATTCACGCCCGGTCGCTGCGCGATAACCGCAGCCACACCGTTGGCCTGGTGGTGCCGGAGATCACCAACTACGGCTTCGCCGTCTTTTCTCACGAGCTGGAAACGCTGTGCCGCGAGGCGGGCGTTCAGCTGCTGATCTCCTGCAGCGATGAAAACCCGGGGCAGGAGACGGTGGTGGTGAACAACATGGTGGCGCGTCAGGTCGACGGGCTGATTGTCGCCTCCAGCATGCTCAATGATGCGGACTACCTTAAGCTCAGCGAGCAGCTCCCCGTGGTGCTTTTTGACCGCCATATGAACGACAGCGCGCTGCCGCTGGTGATCACCGACTCCATTACGCCAACGAAGGAGCTGGTGGCGGACATTGCGCGCCAGCATCCGGATGAATTCTATTTTCTGGGCGGCCAGCCGCGCCTTTCTCCGACGCGCGACCGTCTGGACGGGTTTAAGCAAGGTTTGCGTGAGGCTGGAGTAGCGCTGCGCCCGGAGTGGATCATTCACGGCAACTATCACCCAAGTTCCGGGTACGAGATGTTCGCCGAGCTCTGCGCCCGCCTGGGGCGTCCACCGAAAGCGCTGTTCACCGCCGCCTGCGGGCTGCTGGAAGGGGTGCTGCGCTATATGGGCCAGCATAACCTGCTGCAAAGCGATATCAGGTTAGCCAGCTTTGACGATCACTATCTCTACGATTCGCTGACGATCCCGGTGGATACCATCCGCCAGGATAACCGCCAGCTGGCGTGGCACTGCTTTGATTTGATTGGCAAACTGATCGAGGGCGAGACCCCGGAACCGCTGCAACGGAAGCTGGATGCTACCCTGCAGCGACGCTATAAGTCAGCGAAATAG
- a CDS encoding diguanylate phosphodiesterase, producing the protein MLTTLIYRSQLNLSLPPTELRELVERARIRNANLNITGVLLARGSDVLQILEGSEESVLTLFHKIRDDRRHSGVVELMRDYGPRRRFENVGMLLFDLQIQSPKEVLQSVLNYSKLDSYLTSDDRVFKFIQTFITSKRPLLLGGRYDPTTWTLDPETLPFGAPLGLIAGQTCQFALQPIVEPSEGKISSLEALIRGNDGGSPEQFFRTLDSDTLYQVDLQTKAYAFALAEKMGIGSHKIAVNLLPMSLVNVPGAVEFLVDQIKHHGLQPEQVVLEITENEMISGLNQFNSAIKQLRGEGVGMAIDDFGSGYAGLSLLTRFQPDKIKIDREIISDIHLSGPKQAIVRSIISCCSDLEVTLVAEGIEKIEEWCWLESAGIRRFQGFLFARPQLNGVGDIHWPHLVR; encoded by the coding sequence GTGCTGACCACGCTGATTTACCGAAGCCAGTTGAATTTATCCCTGCCGCCCACTGAACTGCGGGAGCTGGTGGAGCGTGCCCGGATCCGCAATGCCAATCTGAATATCACCGGGGTGCTGCTTGCAAGGGGCAGTGATGTGCTGCAAATCCTGGAAGGATCGGAGGAGAGCGTGCTTACGCTGTTCCATAAAATCCGCGACGACAGGCGGCACAGCGGGGTGGTTGAACTGATGCGGGATTACGGCCCGCGCAGGCGTTTCGAAAACGTCGGCATGCTGCTGTTTGATTTGCAGATCCAGTCGCCGAAAGAGGTTCTGCAGTCGGTTCTGAATTACAGCAAGCTTGATAGCTATCTGACATCCGATGACCGGGTGTTTAAATTTATCCAGACGTTCATTACCAGCAAACGTCCGCTGTTGTTGGGCGGGCGTTACGACCCGACAACGTGGACGCTCGACCCCGAAACGCTGCCTTTTGGCGCGCCGCTGGGCCTGATTGCCGGGCAAACCTGTCAGTTTGCGCTTCAGCCTATCGTTGAGCCTTCGGAAGGGAAGATCAGCTCTCTTGAGGCCCTTATCCGCGGCAATGACGGCGGCAGCCCGGAGCAATTCTTCCGCACCCTTGACTCGGACACCCTCTACCAGGTCGATCTCCAGACGAAAGCGTATGCCTTTGCGCTGGCGGAAAAGATGGGCATTGGCAGCCATAAAATTGCGGTAAACCTGCTGCCGATGTCGCTGGTGAATGTCCCTGGCGCAGTCGAATTTCTGGTCGATCAAATTAAGCATCACGGGCTTCAGCCAGAACAAGTGGTGCTTGAAATCACTGAAAACGAAATGATATCCGGACTTAACCAGTTCAACAGCGCCATTAAGCAGCTTCGCGGTGAGGGAGTGGGCATGGCGATCGATGATTTTGGTTCCGGCTATGCCGGCCTCTCTCTGCTGACGCGCTTCCAGCCGGATAAAATTAAAATCGACCGGGAGATCATCAGCGATATTCACCTCAGCGGCCCAAAACAGGCGATTGTGCGATCCATCATCAGCTGTTGCTCCGACCTTGAAGTCACCCTGGTGGCTGAAGGTATCGAGAAAATAGAGGAGTGGTGCTGGCTCGAGTCTGCCGGCATCCGCCGCTTCCAGGGCTTTCTGTTTGCCCGTCCGCAGCTTAACGGCGTCGGCGATATTCACTGGCCGCATCTGGTGCGTTAG
- a CDS encoding aminoimidazole riboside kinase, which yields MKKIWVLGDAVVDLLPDGEGKLLQCPGGAPANVAVGIARLGGQSAFIGRVGDDPFGRFMAKTLADERVDVKFMRLDPAHRTSTVVVDLDGQGERSFTFMVRPSADLFLEPADLPTFSQGEWLHVCSIALSAEPSRSATFQAMDAIRKAGGYVSFDPNIRPDLWADENELLRCLEQALHRADVVKLSVEELAFLTGDVRVNVGLDTLMQWCPARLVLVTQGKEGVIAWHEGCVKHYPATPVKCVDTTGAGDAFVAGLLYGLAVGQDLTPAIALAQRCGALATTAKGAMTALPWQHDL from the coding sequence ATGAAAAAAATCTGGGTACTGGGCGACGCGGTAGTGGATCTGCTGCCCGATGGCGAAGGGAAATTACTGCAGTGTCCCGGTGGCGCACCGGCAAACGTCGCGGTCGGCATTGCCCGCCTGGGCGGCCAGAGCGCCTTTATCGGCAGGGTTGGCGACGATCCTTTCGGACGTTTTATGGCAAAGACCTTAGCTGACGAGCGGGTAGACGTGAAGTTTATGCGCCTCGATCCGGCGCACCGCACCTCAACCGTGGTGGTCGATCTCGACGGCCAGGGGGAACGCTCGTTTACCTTTATGGTGCGCCCGAGCGCCGATCTGTTTCTGGAACCTGCCGATCTGCCGACGTTCAGCCAGGGTGAATGGCTGCACGTCTGCTCCATCGCCTTAAGCGCCGAACCGAGCCGTTCGGCGACGTTTCAGGCGATGGACGCCATCAGAAAGGCGGGCGGTTACGTCAGCTTCGACCCGAATATTCGCCCGGATCTTTGGGCGGATGAGAACGAACTTCTCCGCTGCCTGGAACAGGCGCTGCACAGGGCTGACGTGGTGAAACTCTCCGTCGAAGAGCTGGCGTTCTTAACCGGAGACGTGCGGGTCAACGTCGGCCTGGACACGTTGATGCAATGGTGTCCGGCGCGCCTGGTGCTGGTCACCCAGGGGAAAGAGGGCGTCATCGCCTGGCATGAGGGCTGCGTTAAACACTATCCTGCAACCCCCGTTAAGTGTGTCGATACGACCGGCGCGGGCGATGCCTTCGTCGCCGGGCTGCTCTACGGCCTGGCCGTCGGGCAGGACCTGACGCCGGCCATCGCCTTAGCCCAGCGCTGCGGCGCGCTAGCCACCACGGCCAAAGGGGCGATGACAGCATTGCCCTGGCAGCACGATCTGTAA
- a CDS encoding sucrose-6-phosphate hydrolase: MTLPSRWPAILQAVMKGQPRALADSHYPQWHAAPVTGLMNDPNGFIWFAGRYHLFYQWNPLDCAHRFKCWGHWSSADLVHWRHEPLALMPDAEYDRNGCYSGSAVDNQGVLTLCYTGNVKFDDGSRTAWQCLAVEQPDGSFKKLGPVLALPEGYTGHVRDPKVWQHDGVWCMVLGAQDVQKRGKVLLFTSADLHAWTSCGEIAGHGVNGLKDAGYMWECPDLFALDDTHVLICCPQGLAREPHRYLNTYPATWMSGAFDYSTARFDHGDLHELDAGFEFYAPQTTLAEDSRRILIGWMGVPDGEEMLQPTRAHGWMHQMTCPRELRYRDGRLLQTPARELAALREEEQGWQGRASNAPLLDATRLEFELSASQVSVDFAGALRLTLDEQGIRLERASLKNGETLTRYWQGDVRHLRVLCDRSSVEIFINHGEGVMSSRYFPDHPARVRFEGASDITLRYWSLRACMIE, translated from the coding sequence ATGACGTTACCTTCCCGCTGGCCTGCGATCCTGCAGGCCGTTATGAAAGGCCAGCCGCGGGCGCTGGCGGATAGCCACTATCCGCAGTGGCACGCCGCGCCGGTGACGGGGCTGATGAATGACCCAAACGGGTTCATCTGGTTTGCCGGTCGCTACCATCTGTTCTATCAGTGGAACCCGCTGGACTGCGCGCATCGCTTTAAGTGCTGGGGGCACTGGAGCTCTGCGGATCTTGTGCACTGGCGGCACGAGCCGCTGGCGCTGATGCCCGACGCAGAGTATGACCGCAACGGCTGCTACTCCGGTAGCGCCGTGGACAACCAGGGCGTGCTGACGCTGTGCTACACCGGCAACGTCAAGTTCGATGACGGCAGCCGTACGGCCTGGCAGTGCCTGGCCGTGGAACAGCCGGACGGAAGCTTTAAGAAGCTGGGACCGGTGCTGGCGCTGCCGGAAGGCTATACCGGTCACGTGCGCGACCCGAAGGTGTGGCAGCACGACGGCGTGTGGTGCATGGTGCTGGGCGCGCAGGATGTGCAAAAGCGCGGCAAGGTGCTGCTGTTTACATCAGCCGATTTGCACGCCTGGACGTCCTGCGGGGAGATCGCCGGCCACGGGGTTAACGGCCTCAAGGATGCGGGGTATATGTGGGAGTGTCCGGACCTGTTCGCGCTCGACGACACGCACGTGTTGATCTGCTGTCCTCAGGGACTGGCGCGCGAGCCGCACCGCTATCTCAATACCTATCCGGCGACCTGGATGAGCGGGGCGTTTGACTATTCCACCGCCCGGTTCGATCACGGAGATCTGCACGAGCTGGACGCGGGCTTTGAGTTCTACGCCCCGCAAACGACGCTGGCGGAAGACAGCCGCCGCATTCTGATCGGCTGGATGGGCGTCCCGGACGGAGAAGAGATGCTTCAGCCAACCCGGGCGCACGGCTGGATGCACCAGATGACCTGTCCGCGCGAACTGCGCTATCGCGACGGCAGGCTCTTGCAGACCCCGGCGCGCGAGCTGGCGGCGCTGCGTGAAGAGGAACAGGGCTGGCAGGGACGCGCCAGCAATGCGCCTCTTCTGGACGCGACGCGCCTGGAGTTTGAGCTCAGCGCATCGCAGGTGAGCGTCGATTTTGCCGGCGCGCTGCGCCTCACGCTCGATGAGCAGGGTATACGCCTGGAACGCGCAAGCCTGAAAAACGGTGAAACGCTGACCCGCTACTGGCAGGGCGACGTTCGCCACTTGCGCGTGCTGTGCGACCGCTCCAGCGTCGAAATTTTCATTAACCACGGCGAAGGGGTGATGAGCAGCCGCTATTTTCCTGACCATCCGGCCCGGGTGCGATTCGAAGGTGCGTCCGATATCACATTACGCTACTGGTCGCTGCGCGCCTGCATGATAGAATGA
- a CDS encoding sucrose-specific PTS transporter subunit IIBC produces MDFNQIARELIPLLGGKENIASAAHCATRLRLVLVDDALADQQAIGKVDGVKGCFRNAGQMQVIFGTGVVNKVYAAFIQAAGIGESSKSEAADLAARKLNPFQRIARLLSNIFVPIIPAIVASGLLMGLLGMVKTYGWVNADNALYIMLDMCSSAAFIILPILIGFTAAREFGGNPYLGATLGGILTHPALTNAWGVASGFHTMNFFGLEVAMIGYQGTVFPVLLAVWFMSIVEKNLRRAIPDALDLILTPFLTVVISGFIALLIIGPAGRALGDGISFILSTLIEHAGWLAGLLFGGLYSVIVITGIHHSFHAIEAGLLGNPSIGVNFLLPIWAMANVAQGGACLAVWFKTKDAKIKAITLPSAFSAMLGITEAAIFGINLRFVKPFIAALIGGAVGGAWVVSVHVYMTAVGLTAIPGMAIVQASSLLNYIIGMVIAFGVAFTVSLLLKYKTDAE; encoded by the coding sequence ATGGATTTTAATCAAATCGCCCGCGAGCTCATTCCGCTGCTCGGTGGCAAGGAAAATATCGCCAGCGCGGCGCACTGCGCAACGCGTCTTCGTCTGGTGCTGGTCGATGACGCGCTGGCCGACCAGCAGGCGATCGGCAAGGTTGACGGCGTGAAGGGCTGCTTCCGTAACGCCGGACAGATGCAGGTGATTTTTGGCACGGGCGTGGTCAACAAGGTTTACGCCGCGTTTATTCAGGCGGCGGGGATCGGCGAATCCAGTAAATCGGAGGCTGCGGATCTGGCGGCGCGCAAGCTGAACCCGTTCCAGCGCATTGCCCGTCTGCTCTCCAACATCTTTGTGCCGATCATCCCCGCGATTGTCGCCTCCGGCCTTCTAATGGGGCTGCTCGGCATGGTGAAAACCTACGGCTGGGTCAATGCGGATAACGCCCTTTACATCATGCTGGACATGTGCAGCTCGGCGGCGTTTATCATTCTGCCTATTCTGATTGGCTTTACCGCCGCGCGGGAGTTTGGCGGCAACCCGTATCTGGGCGCGACGCTGGGCGGCATTCTGACGCACCCAGCGCTGACCAATGCCTGGGGCGTAGCCTCCGGTTTCCACACCATGAACTTCTTCGGCCTTGAGGTCGCGATGATTGGCTACCAGGGCACGGTGTTTCCGGTGCTGCTGGCCGTCTGGTTTATGAGCATCGTGGAGAAAAACCTGCGCCGCGCGATTCCGGATGCGCTGGATCTGATCCTGACGCCGTTCCTCACCGTGGTGATCTCCGGCTTCATCGCCTTGCTGATTATTGGTCCGGCAGGGCGCGCGCTGGGCGACGGCATCTCCTTTATCCTGAGCACCTTAATTGAACACGCGGGCTGGCTGGCCGGGCTGCTGTTCGGCGGGCTGTATTCGGTGATTGTGATCACCGGTATTCACCACAGCTTCCACGCGATTGAAGCCGGGCTGCTGGGCAACCCTTCGATTGGCGTGAACTTCCTGCTGCCGATCTGGGCCATGGCGAACGTGGCGCAGGGCGGCGCGTGTCTGGCGGTGTGGTTCAAAACCAAAGACGCCAAAATCAAAGCCATTACCTTGCCGTCGGCGTTTTCTGCGATGCTGGGCATTACCGAAGCGGCCATTTTTGGTATCAACCTGCGCTTCGTTAAGCCGTTTATCGCCGCGCTGATCGGCGGCGCGGTGGGCGGGGCCTGGGTGGTCTCCGTGCATGTCTACATGACCGCCGTCGGGCTGACCGCCATTCCGGGCATGGCCATCGTGCAGGCCAGCTCGCTGCTCAACTATATTATCGGCATGGTGATTGCCTTCGGCGTGGCGTTTACCGTCTCGCTGCTGCTGAAATATAAAACGGACGCTGAATAA
- a CDS encoding methyl-accepting chemotaxis protein, whose product MSLKKSSLIVLFSLLFFFVVSTVTSVGLIIKSNNSLDNVNKEIQVVLSIIDPINHSRTLRVRVMEYVKMVEAGNTADESAKLSAVKEALTKADRAFAAFMASPRLSDEAPLVSAYQDAWQNYRNQGLAPLIDAAEAHDVAKFNALIPEVSRLDRQYEIVLDQVLSVHQKYAKSLNEDARSNFVSGLAIIAAIASLFVLVIVAVSIFMKRFVFAPVNLAREHCSQIAAGKLDVPVPVKGSVHNEIDQLMGSMEQMRQALLATIAQVRDASHTVTHAAQEIASGNIDLASRTEQQASALTQTAASMEELSATVANNTDNVYQAGKLVQDAVNNAHTGEAVTREVIDTMNTIAANSKRIEDITSVINSIAFQTNILALNAAVEAARAGTQGRGFAVVASEVRTLAQKSAVAAKDIESLIAQSVSSVKNGAELVSRSGEVIDSIILSVNKVNTLMEQISVASEEQSRGISQVGQAVTEMDGVTQQNAALVQQSAAAAASLEEQAQQLSRSISSFRLPMQA is encoded by the coding sequence ATGTCGTTGAAAAAGTCGTCACTGATTGTCCTGTTCTCGCTGCTTTTCTTCTTTGTCGTCAGCACCGTTACCAGCGTTGGCCTCATCATTAAAAGTAATAATTCGCTGGATAACGTTAACAAAGAGATTCAGGTCGTGCTGTCCATTATCGACCCCATCAACCACAGCCGTACGCTGCGCGTTAGGGTGATGGAGTATGTGAAGATGGTGGAAGCGGGCAATACTGCCGACGAGTCTGCAAAGCTATCTGCAGTGAAAGAGGCCCTGACCAAAGCGGATCGCGCCTTTGCGGCCTTTATGGCGTCGCCGCGTCTATCGGATGAAGCGCCGCTGGTAAGCGCCTATCAGGACGCCTGGCAAAACTACCGCAACCAGGGGCTGGCGCCGCTCATCGACGCCGCCGAGGCGCACGATGTTGCCAAATTTAACGCGCTGATCCCGGAAGTTTCCCGCCTCGACCGCCAGTACGAAATCGTTCTCGACCAGGTCCTTTCCGTCCACCAGAAATACGCTAAAAGCCTGAACGAGGACGCGCGCAGTAATTTCGTCTCTGGCCTGGCGATCATTGCCGCTATCGCCAGCCTGTTTGTGCTGGTGATTGTTGCCGTCAGCATCTTCATGAAGCGCTTCGTCTTCGCGCCGGTCAACCTGGCGCGCGAGCACTGTAGCCAGATTGCGGCAGGCAAGCTGGACGTTCCGGTGCCGGTGAAGGGAAGTGTACATAACGAAATCGACCAACTGATGGGCTCGATGGAGCAGATGCGTCAGGCGCTGCTGGCGACCATCGCCCAGGTGCGCGATGCGAGCCACACCGTGACGCACGCGGCCCAGGAGATTGCCTCCGGCAATATCGACCTGGCGTCACGCACCGAGCAGCAGGCGTCCGCCTTAACCCAGACGGCGGCCAGCATGGAAGAGCTGAGCGCGACGGTGGCGAACAATACCGACAACGTGTATCAGGCCGGAAAGCTGGTCCAGGACGCGGTGAACAATGCCCATACCGGCGAAGCGGTGACCCGCGAGGTGATCGACACGATGAATACCATCGCGGCGAACTCGAAGCGCATTGAAGACATTACCAGCGTGATCAACAGCATCGCCTTCCAGACCAATATCCTGGCGCTGAACGCCGCGGTTGAAGCGGCGCGAGCCGGCACGCAGGGGCGCGGCTTTGCGGTCGTGGCCAGCGAAGTGCGCACCCTGGCGCAGAAAAGCGCGGTGGCGGCCAAAGACATCGAAAGCCTGATCGCGCAGTCGGTCTCCAGCGTGAAAAACGGTGCGGAGCTGGTGAGCCGCTCGGGCGAGGTGATTGACTCGATTATTTTGTCGGTGAACAAAGTGAATACGCTGATGGAGCAGATCTCCGTGGCTTCGGAAGAGCAGAGCCGCGGGATAAGCCAGGTCGGCCAGGCGGTGACCGAGATGGACGGCGTAACCCAGCAGAACGCCGCGCTGGTGCAGCAGTCCGCTGCGGCAGCGGCCTCGCTGGAAGAGCAGGCGCAGCAGCTTTCGCGGAGTATTTCGAGTTTTAGGTTGCCGATGCAGGCGTAA